The following proteins are co-located in the Phragmites australis chromosome 10, lpPhrAust1.1, whole genome shotgun sequence genome:
- the LOC133883287 gene encoding transcription factor TGAL8-like isoform X1: MAYPSTSGMIQASSSLHGGIIAGEGTPKDMTCHLIWIKPYSSTSMASNLSHQLKNNNRDLFMCAETLNIFPSQPMHVEPSPKGSMTSSAVAPQVAGPSKKSPAPSSKPGVGPLGVGKSSKAAIIKREGSAAGKRGGAAASSSEQEEGPRTPDPKTLRRLAQNREAARKSRLRKKAYIQQLESGRIRLAQLEQEIQVARTQGAVWGTGTLSPDAALFNLEYDRWLGEHSKVVARLRAAAEEHHRPDGELRAYVDDAAAHYVALMGHKSRLAGADPLHLLSGLWKGAAERCFLWIGGFRPSELIKVVLRHVEPLTEQQAAGARDVQQSARRAEDALDGELEALLRSLSEVISDAQPPGMSYGQYYQQADVAGYMGHMHMALAMDKLASLGTFLGQADELRMQALHALRQMLTARQAARCFVAVDDYFCRLRALSTLWNTTRTAHLPRGTAG; encoded by the exons ATGGCTTATCCGTCCACCTCCGGCATGATCCAAGCTTCTTCCTCCCTCCATGGCGGCATCAT TGCAGGAGAAGGGACCCCGAAGGATATGACATGCCATCTGATCTGGATCAAGCCCTACTCCTCTACTTCGATGGCCAGCAACCTAAGCCATCAGCTCAAGAACAACAACCGC GACTTGTTCATGTGTGCAGAGACTCTCAACATCTTCCCTTCCCAGCCAATGCATGTAGAGCCATCACCAAAG GGTTCCATGACTTCATCAGCGGTGGCACCTCAGGTCGCCGGCCCTTCCAAGAAATCGCCAGCACCATCGTCGAAGCCGGGAGTGGGGCCGCTCGGCGTAGGCAAGAGCTCCAAGGCAGCAATAATCAAG AGAGAAGGTAGCGCCGCAGGCAAGcgcggcggcgccgcggcgTCGAGCTCGGAGCAGGAGGAGGGGCCCCGGACGCCGGACCCCAAGACGCTGCGGAGGCTCGCGCAGAATAGGGAGGCCGCGAGGAAGAGCAGGCTGAGGAAGAAG GCTTATATTCAGCAGCTAGAGTCAGGCAGGATCAGGCTGGCACAACTAGAACAGGAGATACAGGTGGCAAGAACTCAG GGTGCAGTGTGGGGTACAGGAACTTTGAGCCCAG atgccGCGTTGTTCAACTTGGAGTACGATCGGTGGCTGGGGGAGCACAGCAAGGTGGTCGCCCGGCTCCGGGCCGCCGCGGAGGAGCACCACCGGCCGGACGGCGAGTTGCGGGCGTACGTAGACGATGCTGCCGCCCACTACGTCGCGCTGATGGGTCACAAGTCTCGGCTCGCCGGCGCCGACCCGCTCCACCTCCTCTCCGGCCTCTGGAAGGGCGCCGCCGAGCGTTGCTTCCTCTGGATCGGCGGCTTCCGCCCCTCCGAGCTCATCAAG GTTGTTCTCCGGCACGTGGAGCCGCTGACGGAGCAGCAGGCGGCGGGCGCGCGCGACGTCCAGCAGTCGGCGAGGCGCGCGGAGGATGCGCTCGACGGCGAGCTGGAAGCGCTGCTCCGGTCGCTCTCCGAGGTCATCTCCGACGCGCAGCCGCCGGGGATGTCGTACGGCCAGTACTACCAACAGGCGGACGTCGCCGGCTACATGGGGCACATGCACATGGCCCTCGCCATGGACAAGCTGGCCTCCCTCGGGACCTTCCTCGGACAG GCGGACGAGCTGAGGATGCAGGCGCTGCACGCGCTCCGGCAGATGCTGACggcgaggcaggcggcgcgctGCTTTGTCGCCGTCGACGACTACTTCTGCCGCCTCCGCGCACTCAGCACGCTCTGGAACACCACCCGGACGGCTCATCTGCCAAGAGGCACGGCCGGCTAG
- the LOC133883287 gene encoding transcription factor TGAL8-like isoform X3, producing the protein MPSDLDQALLLYFDGQQPKPSAQEQQPQTLNIFPSQPMHVEPSPKGSMTSSAVAPQVAGPSKKSPAPSSKPGVGPLGVGKSSKAAIIKREGSAAGKRGGAAASSSEQEEGPRTPDPKTLRRLAQNREAARKSRLRKKAYIQQLESGRIRLAQLEQEIQVARTQGAVWGTGTLSPDAALFNLEYDRWLGEHSKVVARLRAAAEEHHRPDGELRAYVDDAAAHYVALMGHKSRLAGADPLHLLSGLWKGAAERCFLWIGGFRPSELIKVVLRHVEPLTEQQAAGARDVQQSARRAEDALDGELEALLRSLSEVISDAQPPGMSYGQYYQQADVAGYMGHMHMALAMDKLASLGTFLGQADELRMQALHALRQMLTARQAARCFVAVDDYFCRLRALSTLWNTTRTAHLPRGTAG; encoded by the exons ATGCCATCTGATCTGGATCAAGCCCTACTCCTCTACTTCGATGGCCAGCAACCTAAGCCATCAGCTCAAGAACAACAACCGC AGACTCTCAACATCTTCCCTTCCCAGCCAATGCATGTAGAGCCATCACCAAAG GGTTCCATGACTTCATCAGCGGTGGCACCTCAGGTCGCCGGCCCTTCCAAGAAATCGCCAGCACCATCGTCGAAGCCGGGAGTGGGGCCGCTCGGCGTAGGCAAGAGCTCCAAGGCAGCAATAATCAAG AGAGAAGGTAGCGCCGCAGGCAAGcgcggcggcgccgcggcgTCGAGCTCGGAGCAGGAGGAGGGGCCCCGGACGCCGGACCCCAAGACGCTGCGGAGGCTCGCGCAGAATAGGGAGGCCGCGAGGAAGAGCAGGCTGAGGAAGAAG GCTTATATTCAGCAGCTAGAGTCAGGCAGGATCAGGCTGGCACAACTAGAACAGGAGATACAGGTGGCAAGAACTCAG GGTGCAGTGTGGGGTACAGGAACTTTGAGCCCAG atgccGCGTTGTTCAACTTGGAGTACGATCGGTGGCTGGGGGAGCACAGCAAGGTGGTCGCCCGGCTCCGGGCCGCCGCGGAGGAGCACCACCGGCCGGACGGCGAGTTGCGGGCGTACGTAGACGATGCTGCCGCCCACTACGTCGCGCTGATGGGTCACAAGTCTCGGCTCGCCGGCGCCGACCCGCTCCACCTCCTCTCCGGCCTCTGGAAGGGCGCCGCCGAGCGTTGCTTCCTCTGGATCGGCGGCTTCCGCCCCTCCGAGCTCATCAAG GTTGTTCTCCGGCACGTGGAGCCGCTGACGGAGCAGCAGGCGGCGGGCGCGCGCGACGTCCAGCAGTCGGCGAGGCGCGCGGAGGATGCGCTCGACGGCGAGCTGGAAGCGCTGCTCCGGTCGCTCTCCGAGGTCATCTCCGACGCGCAGCCGCCGGGGATGTCGTACGGCCAGTACTACCAACAGGCGGACGTCGCCGGCTACATGGGGCACATGCACATGGCCCTCGCCATGGACAAGCTGGCCTCCCTCGGGACCTTCCTCGGACAG GCGGACGAGCTGAGGATGCAGGCGCTGCACGCGCTCCGGCAGATGCTGACggcgaggcaggcggcgcgctGCTTTGTCGCCGTCGACGACTACTTCTGCCGCCTCCGCGCACTCAGCACGCTCTGGAACACCACCCGGACGGCTCATCTGCCAAGAGGCACGGCCGGCTAG
- the LOC133883287 gene encoding transcription factor TGAL8-like isoform X2 translates to MAYPSTSGMIQASSSLHGGIMRRDPEGYDMPSDLDQALLLYFDGQQPKPSAQEQQPQTLNIFPSQPMHVEPSPKGSMTSSAVAPQVAGPSKKSPAPSSKPGVGPLGVGKSSKAAIIKREGSAAGKRGGAAASSSEQEEGPRTPDPKTLRRLAQNREAARKSRLRKKAYIQQLESGRIRLAQLEQEIQVARTQGAVWGTGTLSPDAALFNLEYDRWLGEHSKVVARLRAAAEEHHRPDGELRAYVDDAAAHYVALMGHKSRLAGADPLHLLSGLWKGAAERCFLWIGGFRPSELIKVVLRHVEPLTEQQAAGARDVQQSARRAEDALDGELEALLRSLSEVISDAQPPGMSYGQYYQQADVAGYMGHMHMALAMDKLASLGTFLGQADELRMQALHALRQMLTARQAARCFVAVDDYFCRLRALSTLWNTTRTAHLPRGTAG, encoded by the exons ATGGCTTATCCGTCCACCTCCGGCATGATCCAAGCTTCTTCCTCCCTCCATGGCGGCATCAT GAGAAGGGACCCCGAAGGATATGACATGCCATCTGATCTGGATCAAGCCCTACTCCTCTACTTCGATGGCCAGCAACCTAAGCCATCAGCTCAAGAACAACAACCGC AGACTCTCAACATCTTCCCTTCCCAGCCAATGCATGTAGAGCCATCACCAAAG GGTTCCATGACTTCATCAGCGGTGGCACCTCAGGTCGCCGGCCCTTCCAAGAAATCGCCAGCACCATCGTCGAAGCCGGGAGTGGGGCCGCTCGGCGTAGGCAAGAGCTCCAAGGCAGCAATAATCAAG AGAGAAGGTAGCGCCGCAGGCAAGcgcggcggcgccgcggcgTCGAGCTCGGAGCAGGAGGAGGGGCCCCGGACGCCGGACCCCAAGACGCTGCGGAGGCTCGCGCAGAATAGGGAGGCCGCGAGGAAGAGCAGGCTGAGGAAGAAG GCTTATATTCAGCAGCTAGAGTCAGGCAGGATCAGGCTGGCACAACTAGAACAGGAGATACAGGTGGCAAGAACTCAG GGTGCAGTGTGGGGTACAGGAACTTTGAGCCCAG atgccGCGTTGTTCAACTTGGAGTACGATCGGTGGCTGGGGGAGCACAGCAAGGTGGTCGCCCGGCTCCGGGCCGCCGCGGAGGAGCACCACCGGCCGGACGGCGAGTTGCGGGCGTACGTAGACGATGCTGCCGCCCACTACGTCGCGCTGATGGGTCACAAGTCTCGGCTCGCCGGCGCCGACCCGCTCCACCTCCTCTCCGGCCTCTGGAAGGGCGCCGCCGAGCGTTGCTTCCTCTGGATCGGCGGCTTCCGCCCCTCCGAGCTCATCAAG GTTGTTCTCCGGCACGTGGAGCCGCTGACGGAGCAGCAGGCGGCGGGCGCGCGCGACGTCCAGCAGTCGGCGAGGCGCGCGGAGGATGCGCTCGACGGCGAGCTGGAAGCGCTGCTCCGGTCGCTCTCCGAGGTCATCTCCGACGCGCAGCCGCCGGGGATGTCGTACGGCCAGTACTACCAACAGGCGGACGTCGCCGGCTACATGGGGCACATGCACATGGCCCTCGCCATGGACAAGCTGGCCTCCCTCGGGACCTTCCTCGGACAG GCGGACGAGCTGAGGATGCAGGCGCTGCACGCGCTCCGGCAGATGCTGACggcgaggcaggcggcgcgctGCTTTGTCGCCGTCGACGACTACTTCTGCCGCCTCCGCGCACTCAGCACGCTCTGGAACACCACCCGGACGGCTCATCTGCCAAGAGGCACGGCCGGCTAG
- the LOC133883289 gene encoding FT-interacting protein 7 — MMQRPPFRPEEYSLKETSPHLGGAAAGDKLTTTYDLVEQMQYLYVRVVKAKELPNKDITGSCDPYVEVKLGNYKGTTRHFEKKNNPEWNQVFAFSKERIQSSVVEIVVKDKDLVKDDFIGRVVFDLNEVPKRVPPDSPLAPQWYRLEDRNGHKGKGELMLAVWMGTQADEAFPEAWHSDAASVPGDGLASIRSKVYLTPKLWYLRVNVIEAQDLIPNDKTRFPEVYVKAMLGNQALRTRVSASRTLNPMWNEDLMFVAAEPFEEHLILSVEDRVAPGKDEVVGRTIISLQHVPRRLDHKLLNSQWYNLEKHVMVDGEQKKETKFSSRIHLRICLEGGYHVLDESTHYSSDLRPTAKPLWKPSIGILELGILTAQGLLPMKTKDGRGTTDAYCVAKYGQKWVRTRTIIDSFTPKWNEQYTWEVYDPCTVITIGVFDNCHLNGGEKANGARDTRIGKVRIRLSTLETDRVYTHSYPLIVLTPAGVKKMGEVQLAVRFTCSSLLNMMHLYSQPLLPKMHYVHPLSVMQVDNLRRQATNIVSTRLSRAEPPLRKEIVEYMLDVDSHMWSMRKSKANFFRIMGVLSPLIAVARWFDQICHWRNPLTTILIHILFMILVLYPELILPTIFLYLFLIGVWYYRWRPRQPPHMDTRLSHAETAHPDELDEEFDTFPTSRPPDIVRMRYDRLRSVAGRIQTVVGDLATQGERLQSLLSWRDPRATALFVTFCFIAAIVLYVTPFRVVVFLAGLYVLRHPRFRHKMPSVPLNFFRRLPARTDSML; from the coding sequence ATGATGCAGAGGCCACCATTCCGTCCGGAGGAGTACTCCTTGAAGGAGACCTCTCCTCACCTGGGCGGTGCAGCTGCAGGTGACAAGCTCACAACCACCTATGACCTGGTTGAGCAGATGCAGTACCTTTATGTCCGAGTGGTAAAGGCTAAGGAACTTCCAAACAAGGACATCACTGGGAGCTGTGACCCATATGTTGAGGTGAAGCTAGGGAATTATAAGGGCACAACTCGGCACTTCGAGAAGAAGAACAACCCTGAGTGGAACCAGGTCTTTGCTTTTTCAAAGGAGCGCATTCAATCATCAGTTGTGGAGATTGTAGTCAAAGACAAGGATCTTGTTAAGGATGACTTCATTGGGCGTGTTGTATTTGACCTGAATGAGGTCCCAAAGCGAGTACCACCTGATAGCCCATTGGCTCCACAGTGGTATCGGTTGGAAGACCGAAACGGGCACAAGGGGAAGGGAGAGTTGATGTTAGCTGTTTGGATGGGTACTCAAGCTGATGAAGCATTCCCTGAAGCATGGCACTCTGATGCAGCTTCAGTCCCTGGTGATGGCCTTGCAAGCATTAGATCAAAAGTTTATCTTACTCCAAAGCTTTGGTATCTGCGCGTCAATGTCATCGAAGCACAAGATCTTATACCAAATGATAAGACCAGGTTCCCTGAAGTTTATGTCAAAGCCATGTTAGGCAACCAAGCTCTTAGAACCCGGGTATCAGCAAGCAGAACTCTGAATCCAATGTGGAATGAGGacttgatgtttgttgcagCTGAGCCATTTGAGGAGCACCTGATTTTGAGCGTAGAGGACAGGGTGGCCCCAGGGAAGGATGAAGTAGTTGGAAGGACGATCATTTCACTACAGCATGTACCCCGGAGGCTGGATCACAAGTTGCTGAACAGCCAGTGGTATAATCTGGAAAAGCATGTGATGGTTGATGGTGAGcagaagaaggagaccaagttTTCAAGCCGGATTCACTTGAGAATTTGCCTTGAAGGTGGATATCATGTCTTGGATGAGTCAACACATTATAGTAGTGATTTAAGGCCAACTGCAAAACCTCTATGGAAACCTAGCATTGGCATTCTTGAGCTGGGTATCTTGACAGCACAGGGCCTGTTGCCGATGAAGACCAAGGATGGGCGTGGCACAACTGATGCCTATTGTGTTGCCAAGTATGGACAGAAATGGGTCCGGACAAGGACTATAATCGACAGTTTCACTCCCAAATGGAATGAACAGTACACTTGGGAGGTGTACGATCCATGCACTGTAATCACAATTGGTGTATTTGACAATTGCCACCTGAATGGCGGGGAAAAGGCTAATGGTGCCCGGGACACCAGAATTGGGAAGGTTCGCATCCGGCTCTCAACACTTGAAACTGATCGAGTGTATACCCACTCATATCCTCTTATTGTTTTGACACCTGCTGGCGTTAAGAAAATGGGTGAGGTGCAGCTTGCCGTAAGGTTCACATGCTCATCACTGCTCAACATGATGCACCTGTACTCGCAGCCCTTGCTGCCCAAGATGCACTATGTGCATCCATTGTCCGTGATGCAGGTAGACAACCTAAGGCGCCAAGCCACAAACATTGTCTCAACAAGGCTGAGCCGTGCAGAACCACCACTGCGGAAAGAAATTGTGGAGTACATGTTGGACGTGGACTCACACATGTGGAGCATGCGAAAAAGCAAGGCAAACTTCTTCCGTATCATGGGTGTCCTTAGTCCCCTGATTGCAGTGGCTAGGTGGTTTGATCAGATATGTCATTGGAGGAATCCACTGACCACCATACTGATCCACATCCTCTTCATGATACTAGTCCTATACCCTGAGCTGATACTGCCCACAATCTTTCTCTATCTGTTCCTAATTGGAGTGTGGTACTACAGGTGGCGGCCGAGGCAGCCACCGCACATGGACACCCGCCTCTCACATGCAGAGACTGCCCATCCTGATGAGCTCGATGAAGAGTTTGACACCTTCCCCACTTCTCGCCCGCCTGACATTGTGAGGATGCGGTACGACCGGCTGCGGAGCGTTGCTGGGAGGATACAGACTGTTGTGGGTGACCTCGCCACGCAAGGAGAGAGGCTGCAGTCTCTGCTAAGCTGGAGAGACCCGAGGGCCACTGCGCTGTTCGTGACCTTCTGCTTCATCGCCGCCATTGTCCTGTACGTCACGCCGTTCCGTGTCGTGGTCTTCCTTGCAGGCCTGTACGTCCTGAGGCACCCGAGGTTCCGCCACAAGATGCCATCCGTCCCGCTCAACTTCTTCCGGAGGCTGCCGGCGAGGACCGATAGCATGCTGTAG